From Podospora bellae-mahoneyi strain CBS 112042 chromosome 5, whole genome shotgun sequence:
CTCTTTCGGTCGAGACGTCATACTGCGGCCCAGTGCCACCGGAGGAGGGATcggacgacgaagacgacgaagacgacgaagaaggcggggacgggaggcggcggctggCCCCACCACTCGACATCGGGGGTCGGCTCGACGGTATTTGTCGTTGTTGCTTTGCTGGCTTGTCTGCGACCACTGGCGTCGGCACTGGTGAATCCTGCCAGTCTCTGCGCGGTGTTGACGAAGAGGCTTGCCGTCTGGGGCTCGCCGTCGGGCGCGAGTGGTGGGACTGCTGGGCATCCCGGTCGCAACCTGTTGTTGTTCGGCTGACTGGAACTGAACGGGCCTGGAAGTGAATGTCGTGcgggtgctggtgctgaatAGCCGGCCCTGCAATCATGCTATGAAATCGAGATGGCGATTCTCCCAATACGTCGCCCATCACTGTAGCCATGCTGGCATGGTTGTCTTGATTATGGTGGACGTCTGGcagtggtgggtggtggtggtggtggtggctgccaAGAGTTCAGCCAGTGGTTATCGCGTGGTGGAGGGTCCTGCAGCGAGTGCTATCGGATCGAAAGTGGCTATGCCGCGATAGCGGAGAATTAGCTAGGCTTTTCTCTGGTTGGCGAGTTTCTGGACCAGGCGATAAAGACCCGGGTCAGCGCCGGCGCCCAAGCaaaaggtgggggaggggcctGGGGAACGGTGCAAGCAagagcaacaacaaaaacaacaagcaagaacgagaagagggaaagaaaaaaaagatgagaCGAAAGGATATGGTGTCTGCGGGAAGGGGGACTAGGTGCCAGGCTGGCGGGAGGTAACACAGTGTTGGCACCGCGTGCGTGCTGCACGACAAGGGCGCAATCAACACGGGAtggccttttcttttctttcttgtttccTGTTGacgtgatgctgctgctgctggtggacGGTGGCTGCGCTGCGCTGCAGGCAAGAAAGACACCGCAGACAGACACCGACACAACAGACGGCAGCCTTGCTGCGGATACCTAGGCGGTTCTTCCTCCAGCCTGATGGCGAATGGCGTGTCTCAGCATATCGAAGCAGCCAGTGTTTCTGTTTCGAACAGCCAAGGACGACCAACGACGGGTCAAACTCAACGTTTGAAGCTGTGGCCTGACTCGCGAGATAACGCCATGAAAACAACTGAAATGATGGGCAAACACACAACGAGAGGGTATCAAACAGCCACCGGCCAACTCGCGCCCGAATCACGAATCCGCTTTGAGCTAGCCGGCGGGATGGCTGTTGGGGCGTTCCAGGCGATTGGGAGTATCGACAGGCACAACGACGTCACTAGGCGATGATGAAAGAAGAGAACGGCAAACCTCCCGAGCGGCTGAGGGAAGCACCAGCGCGTGGCAAAGCAAGACAACACAGAGACGTGAATATCGAGGTGCTTACCTGTGTGCAGCTTGCATATACCTTCAGCCCCAAACGCCAAAAGGGTCTTCTGTGGGCTGTTGTCAGGGGAGGTTCGGGATGTTGATGATAAGGTTGGCTTTGGCGTTCTCGCAAGGACGAACCGGATGGCAGAGATGGCTTATGCAGTTGACTGCCGGGTTGGTTACAGAAAAGATTGCGAAGGGataaagataaaaaaaaatagacgAGGTTCAAAATGTCGAGTGGCAAAGTCATTCGTAGGCATAAGGCGAtaggggaaaaaagaggtGATGGGCAACTAAGAGATGCGACCCAAGATTATCGCATAGCAGAGGCCGATGAAGCAATGCCAAGAAGCGGCCGGAGGGTTGGAGTGCAGTTAACAGGCCAGACGTAAAAGCCCAATGGTTTCTTGATAAGAGAGATATTTTGCCCGTTAGGTTATTATCGTTTCTCTCTCCAAGGGGACTCCAATCCCAAGGCCGCTTCCCAGTGAGTTAGGTAAAGGGGGAAGAAACGGTTTCAAGACTCCGGTCGCGCAGAACACCACCGGCTGGGGGAAAACAAGGAGATATATCTTGCGGCGTGCAGATAACGCCAGGTGCCAGCAATCGGGCGATCAAGATGACGATGAACCGGGACCTTCTTCCGCCACGTGTGTGGATGAAAGAATGCTAGCGGGCGGGAAACCCTGCGCCCgcacaaccacacacaccgcAGCACTCCCAACCGATTCCCTGAGAGATGGCGCCAGATGAGGCAATGGTACATCCACGCCGTCGACTgtaataattatattatcCTGCCGTCTCTGCTGAGGTGAGTACCCTTTCTGCATTGCCTTTCTATCTTGTGATTCTCCCCATATGTATATCCTTCCCGTCAGATcatctcttcccctcctccatcgtcAACCGAGGATgatgtgtgtgggtgtgtgtgagtgtgtgtggtgtgagGGAACAATCACTGATAAGAAGAGTTGTGGAGAGCGGTGATCCGATACGGTAAGATGGATCCACATCTTTACCAGCGACAGGCCAACcgtggtggggtgggggaggatgacgcAGGGGTTATACAGACTTCACATTTGACCTTATGGACTCTGCGCGTTTGCGCTTCTCGCACTCCTCTACAGGCGCCACGAGCGAAGGAAAACGCGGGGGGCGCTTGTTATTCTTAAGAGGACGGTGAAGACCAACTTTGTCCAGTTTGAAGCCCACGTTGTACCATTGTAGAACGCTTGTGGCTTCCAGGTCCCTGAGTGTGAGGGGCTGGATATCAGATTCAACGGTAGGGCCCCCAGCATCTAACCACTTGACAAACATTTTCTACAAAACCTTTTtaccagccagccaaccaaccctcctcagcagctcTAAAAAGAACCCCCTGCAATATTTCCATCGTGTACACCTCCCATTCGAAGCACCGTCGTCGGCCTCTATTTGCTCCTGTCATCAAGCCCCTCCTGTCTTCTGTCCCTCTTGTGCCCCTCGCCTCGCAAGCGACCCCGTGGCGTCACTCTGGACAGAGATTGGCTACTTCAATTGCTTACGTCCCAACCCAAGGCACGAGCGCGCGCCTCTTTTTCACGGCAATGTCAACTCGAAATACACTCACTCAACTAGGCGGTGGAGGTAGCAACGTGAGGGGATCAAGAAGCGCAAACCCAAAAAAGGGGTCCTCGGTCCTAGGTCGGTAGTGAGCAacgcggggggagggggataaaACTGTCATTATATGTTCCCTTtcaaaccccctcacctcGGCTATAATACTCAAAGTACATGTCTCAAGTAGGTATCGCAAGCTCTACCGGATGTGATTCCTAACAATCTACATCCACAAGCCTCGGCCCTGTGGAGTCATCCCGAGATACAAGAATTGTGTTGAAGGGGTACCCCCTGAACACTTCTCACCTCGGAACTTCCCGCCATCTCATACCTATTTCCCTACATACAGTTCTGAGAACTCATATCTTCCCTAGTACACCATATCCCGAAAACGTTACACAACGCCCTTCGCATACCTACCTGGCTCGCCTAAAATCAAAAATCATATTTTCCACTTACCCCACAACCAGAACCTTTCACTCCTCGGTCGTGGTAATCAGCCATGCAAGCCACAGAGcacaagcaagcaaggaACGCCATCTGCCCTCCTAACTCGGAGCGGGCGAAACTCCGGGCCTCCCGCCTTCCCTTAACCAACTTGCGTGCCGGCCACGTTGtatcctcatcaccctccactTCGGCCACGCCGGTTCGTAGTCCCCACGCACCGCAGATGCATAAGCCACAGGTAAAACAAGACCAAAAGTGCAGCCCATCCTCTTTTCAGAGGCTTTCTTGAGAACACCATACACACACAGACGAAAACACCCATCTCTCTATGATGCCATTCTCGAATCCGAAATGGAATGGCATTACTATACATATCCATCATCCAGCCCGGTCATGTCGTCACCTCGCAAGCACTGAACAATGCATCCCGTTCTGATTGGCTGTCTTCTGCCCCCATCCTTACCCCTAGTCACACGCACTCAGTTCTCATGTCTGACCTTGTAATCCGTATCTGGTAGGTACAGATGTCTGTCCGCGCCCTTGGCCGTTAACACCACCATACGAATCACACCACCCGAGCTACCATCCCACTTGATGGCCTCCTTCAACGACTCCTTGACAAAGTTGACcgcatccgcctcctccatgcCCTCTTTCCAGTTGGCGTCGCAGTAACCGTAAATGTACGTCGAGCCAGAACCACCAATGGCATATGGTTGCTTGTGGAGGGACCCACCGAGGGGGATGCTGTAGACCTGACCGCCGTGACGCTCGTCCCAACCCGCAATAATGAGACCGGCCCTAGCAAAGAAAATATCAGTACCTGACCTCCGCAGCCTACCCAACTTCAACTTCGCCGGGGGTTACTAACGAGAGCCTATCCTTGTTCGCATAGCACATCTCCTGGAAGATGGCCGCCGCCGTCTGTGTCGTGGGGGGCTTGCCGTTCATCATGTGGAAGAGCCCAAGCTGGTATTGCACAATGTCGGCGACGGCTTGGGTGTCGGCGGCGGACCCGGATCGGCAGCACCAGATTGTGTCGTGTACTCTGGTGAGCTTGTCGGTTACACGGTTGGCAATGTATGCGCCAGTCGTTGTGCGGGAATCGGCTCCGAGGATAACGCCGTCTTT
This genomic window contains:
- the PRE3 gene encoding Proteasome subunit beta type-1 (MEROPS:MER0001645; EggNog:ENOG503NVT2; COG:O) gives rise to the protein MEFGTSGCLSEDGIHVDMDRLKKGEVNSNDDSMAITFKDGVILGADSRTTTGAYIANRVTDKLTRVHDTIWCCRSGSAADTQAVADIVQYQLGLFHMMNGKPPTTQTAAAIFQEMCYANKDRLSAGLIIAGWDERHGGQVYSIPLGGSLHKQPYAIGGSGSTYIYGYCDANWKEGMEEADAVNFVKESLKEAIKWDGSSGGVIRMVVLTAKGADRHLYLPDTDYKVRHEN